The following coding sequences are from one Chitinimonas sp. BJYL2 window:
- the pbpC gene encoding penicillin-binding protein 1C, which yields MRYALLALVLLLAACSAAPAPAEVRAGWRSSEAQLLDRHGTVIQQSRIDTNQRRLAWTPLDAISPELRAAVIAAEDRRFYTHHGVDWTALATALRDTLGGDPRGGSTLSMQLGSLLEPGDRPSGMRSPWQKLAQMVTALGLERRWRKHEIIEAYLNLAPWRGELVGIDAASRILFGKSPARLDRNESLLLASLLRAPNASAERVAGRACALGRQLGWLRDCVTVRALALARLHGPGQTVDAPRLAPELIAQLAPAAGARVLTTLDGRLQAAVRQQLTLQLAQLAGRNVRDGAAVIIDNASGDILAWVGNPGAGSGAAFVDGVIAPRQAGSTLKPLLYALAIEQGLLTAASPLADTPVALTTSAGQYVPQNYDRRFRGPVSVRTALAASLNIPAVRAQMLVGLEPFHQRLNDLGLSLPLPAAHYGHGLALGSAEVRLIDLANAYRALANAGRLRPWRLTPTTPSAPGQTLISPAASWIIADILADPLARASGFGLDSPLATARWAAVKTGTSKDMRDNWAIGFNGRYTVGVWVGNADGEAMWDVSGVSGAAPAWRAIMDLLPGTDAPAMPADVVRQAIHFMPAIEAPRTEYFVAGTQRNRIELGKGWAGPSILYPSDGMILALDPDISAGRQQLWLRASDADGLIWQMNGEKLGQARASTAWPLRSGRHTLALLDARGAVRDTVRFEVRGQTGRR from the coding sequence ATGCGCTACGCGCTGCTTGCGCTCGTTCTCCTGCTGGCGGCGTGTTCGGCCGCCCCGGCGCCGGCGGAAGTCCGCGCGGGCTGGCGCAGCTCCGAGGCGCAACTGCTGGACCGCCATGGCACCGTGATCCAGCAAAGCCGTATCGATACAAACCAGCGGCGGCTCGCCTGGACGCCGCTCGATGCCATCAGCCCGGAACTGCGCGCTGCCGTCATTGCGGCCGAAGACCGGCGTTTCTATACCCATCACGGCGTGGACTGGACTGCGCTGGCGACGGCCCTGCGCGACACCCTGGGTGGCGATCCGCGTGGCGGCAGCACGCTGAGCATGCAGCTCGGCAGCCTGCTTGAGCCCGGCGACCGGCCATCGGGCATGCGCTCCCCTTGGCAGAAGCTGGCGCAGATGGTGACGGCACTTGGGCTCGAACGGCGCTGGCGCAAGCACGAGATCATCGAGGCCTATCTGAATCTTGCGCCTTGGCGCGGTGAGCTGGTGGGCATAGACGCCGCGAGCCGGATTCTGTTCGGCAAGTCACCGGCGCGGCTTGATCGCAACGAAAGCCTGCTGCTGGCCAGCTTGCTGCGCGCCCCCAATGCCAGCGCCGAACGCGTGGCCGGGCGCGCCTGTGCCTTGGGTCGCCAACTGGGCTGGCTCCGTGATTGCGTCACCGTGCGTGCCCTGGCCTTGGCCCGCTTGCACGGGCCGGGACAGACTGTTGATGCTCCCAGACTCGCGCCCGAGCTGATCGCCCAGCTCGCGCCTGCTGCCGGTGCGCGCGTGCTCACCACGCTGGATGGCCGGCTACAGGCGGCCGTGCGTCAGCAGCTGACCCTGCAGCTTGCGCAGCTGGCAGGCCGCAATGTGCGCGATGGTGCGGCGGTGATCATCGACAACGCCAGCGGCGATATCCTCGCCTGGGTCGGGAATCCCGGCGCGGGGAGTGGTGCGGCTTTTGTGGATGGCGTGATCGCCCCCCGGCAGGCTGGCTCCACGCTCAAACCCCTTTTGTACGCACTGGCCATCGAGCAAGGCCTGCTCACTGCGGCCTCTCCGCTGGCCGATACTCCCGTGGCACTGACCACCAGTGCTGGCCAGTACGTGCCGCAGAACTATGATCGCCGTTTCCGCGGCCCGGTGAGCGTGCGCACTGCGCTGGCCGCCTCGCTCAATATCCCGGCTGTGCGAGCGCAGATGCTGGTCGGGCTGGAACCCTTCCACCAGCGCCTGAACGATCTGGGCCTGAGCCTGCCACTGCCGGCCGCCCACTATGGACACGGGCTGGCACTGGGCAGCGCCGAAGTCCGCCTGATCGATCTCGCCAATGCTTACCGGGCGCTCGCCAACGCGGGTCGATTGAGACCATGGCGCCTGACACCCACTACCCCCTCGGCGCCGGGTCAGACCCTTATCTCGCCTGCGGCCAGCTGGATCATTGCCGATATCCTCGCCGATCCGCTGGCCCGCGCCAGCGGCTTCGGTCTGGATAGCCCGCTGGCAACCGCGCGTTGGGCTGCGGTGAAGACCGGTACCAGCAAGGATATGCGTGACAACTGGGCGATCGGCTTCAACGGCCGCTATACGGTTGGCGTATGGGTAGGCAATGCGGATGGCGAGGCGATGTGGGATGTTTCCGGGGTCAGCGGAGCCGCGCCCGCCTGGCGCGCCATCATGGATCTGCTACCCGGTACGGACGCACCGGCGATGCCCGCCGATGTAGTCCGGCAGGCCATCCACTTCATGCCGGCCATCGAGGCACCACGCACCGAGTATTTCGTGGCCGGCACCCAGCGCAACCGGATAGAACTCGGCAAAGGATGGGCTGGTCCGAGCATCCTGTACCCGTCCGACGGCATGATTTTGGCCCTGGACCCGGATATATCTGCAGGACGACAGCAATTATGGTTGCGTGCAAGCGACGCAGACGGTCTAATCTGGCAGATGAACGGTGAGAAACTGGGGCAAGCTCGCGCCAGTACCGCATGGCCGTTACGTAGCGGGCGACATACGCTGGCATTGCTGGATGCCCGCGGCGCGGTACGGGACACTGTGCGTTTCGAGGTTCGCGGCCAGACTGGCCGGCGGTGA
- a CDS encoding rhodanese-like domain-containing protein produces MQHLQARELANWLADPTRTPPLLLDVREPWEFALCHIDGAENRPMQGIPANVGELDPERPTVLICHHGMRSYQAGVFLERAGFDEVFNLTGGVAAWADEVDPQMARY; encoded by the coding sequence ATGCAGCATCTCCAAGCCCGCGAACTGGCCAATTGGCTCGCCGACCCGACCCGCACCCCACCCCTGCTGCTTGATGTACGCGAGCCTTGGGAGTTCGCGCTCTGCCATATCGACGGTGCCGAGAACCGGCCCATGCAGGGTATTCCCGCCAACGTAGGCGAACTCGACCCCGAGCGGCCTACCGTGCTGATCTGCCACCATGGCATGCGCAGCTATCAAGCAGGTGTATTCCTGGAGCGCGCAGGTTTTGATGAGGTGTTCAACCTCACTGGCGGCGTGGCGGCTTGGGCGGATGAGGTGGATCCGCAGATGGCGCGCTACTGA